One genomic region from Bactrocera tryoni isolate S06 chromosome 3, CSIRO_BtryS06_freeze2, whole genome shotgun sequence encodes:
- the LOC120771623 gene encoding trypsin alpha-3, whose protein sequence is MRTTWTLLIFSLWLNHYASNATPLSGTDVEQATDVPSVGDTTNATKPVVSDDDDDDGDDWFNYDGRIIGGLPTSIRNFPYQVSLQYRGQHICGGAIVRPNVVITAAHCVDPSMKVSAFKVRAGSSQHAYGGQLRAVQRILRHEGYSSTTYNLDVALLLLARELVYTDTVQPVALATQSAVLSAQAKLFVSGWGLTSETGYVSAMLNYVDVQLIGQETCAQNYKYVVPITAEMFCAGYSNGGKDSCQGDSGGPLVTYNRKVRTLYGIVSWGVGCAQKEYPGVYAKVSALRPWIDEQLADIDKRSGKV, encoded by the coding sequence atGCGCACCACTTGGACGCTCCTGATATTCAGTCTGTGGCTCAACCACTACGCCAGCAATGCGACGCCACTTAGCGGCACGGATGTTGAGCAAGCCACAGACGTGCCTTCAGTTGGAGACACCACCAACGCAACCAAACCCGTTGTTTCTGACGACGATGATGATGACGGTGACGACTGGTTCAACTATGATGGACGCATCATCGGCGGCCTGCCCACATCCATACGGAATTTCCCCTACCAGGTGTCGCTGCAGTATCGTGGCCAGCATATTTGTGGCGGCGCCATAGTGCGACCGAACGTTGTCATCACCGCGGCACATTGCGTCGACCCATCGATGAAGGTGAGTGCATTTAAGGTGCGCGCCGGCTCCTCACAACACGCTTATGGCGGTCAATTGCGTGCGGTGCAGCGTATACTCCGTCATGAGGGTTACTCCTCGACCACATATAATCTGGATGTGGCGCTGTTGCTGCTCGCACGCGAACTCGTCTATACAGATACGGTGCAACCCGTCGCATTGGCGACGCAAAGTGCTGTGTTGTCCGCGCAAGCGAAGCTCTTCGTTAGCGGTTGGGGTCTCACCAGCGAGACGGGCTATGTGTCAGCGATGTTGAATTACGTGGATGTACAATTGATCGGGCAGGAGACTTGTGCACAGAATTATAAATATGTGGTGCCGATAACGGCGGAAATGTTCTGTGCCGGCTATAGTAATGGTGGTAAGGACTCGTGTCAGGGTGATTCGGGTGGTCCGTTAGTCACTTACAATCGCAAGGTGCGCACACTGTACGGCATTGTTTCGTGGGGTGTCGGCTGCGCACAAAAGGAATATCCGGGCGTCTATGCGAAGGTGTCCGCGTTGAGACCGTGGATTGATGAGCAGCTGGCGGACATTGATAAACGTAGCGGAAAAGTATAG